The following proteins come from a genomic window of Paucimonas lemoignei:
- the ramA_1 gene encoding nitrilase/cyanide hydratase and apolipoprotein N-acyltransferase codes for MSFAVIQMVSQSDVLGNLARARQLLEQAATAGARLAVLPENFAAMGRRDVADIGRAEANGHGPILPWLKLAARDLKLWIVAGTLPLPPSDRPDGKVTACSLLIDEHGEQVARYDKLHLFDVDVADARGRYRESDDYAHGSNVVVVDTPVGRLGLSVCYDLRFPELYSALRAAGAELITAPSAFTAVTGAAHWEILIRARAIETQCYLLAAAQGGVHPGPRETYGHAAIIDPWGRVLAEQAQGEAVLLAERDSQEQASIRARMPVSSHRRFFSQDALLRPVQTSE; via the coding sequence ATGTCTTTTGCCGTAATTCAGATGGTCAGCCAGAGCGACGTGCTGGGTAATCTGGCCCGGGCCCGGCAGTTGCTGGAGCAGGCTGCAACCGCCGGTGCGCGGCTGGCCGTGTTGCCGGAAAACTTCGCCGCCATGGGCCGTCGCGATGTCGCCGATATCGGTCGGGCGGAGGCGAATGGGCATGGGCCGATCCTGCCATGGTTGAAACTCGCCGCCCGCGACCTCAAGTTATGGATAGTTGCCGGGACATTGCCCCTGCCGCCGAGTGATCGGCCCGATGGCAAAGTTACCGCCTGTTCCTTGTTGATTGATGAACACGGCGAGCAGGTTGCTCGCTACGACAAGCTGCATCTGTTTGATGTGGATGTGGCAGATGCCCGGGGCCGCTATCGCGAATCTGATGACTATGCTCATGGCAGCAACGTTGTCGTCGTCGACACGCCGGTGGGGCGTCTGGGGTTGAGCGTGTGTTACGACCTGCGCTTTCCAGAACTGTATAGCGCGCTACGTGCAGCAGGCGCTGAATTGATTACCGCGCCGTCGGCCTTCACCGCCGTCACGGGTGCGGCGCACTGGGAGATTCTGATCCGGGCGCGGGCCATCGAAACCCAGTGTTACCTGCTGGCGGCCGCGCAGGGCGGGGTTCATCCGGGGCCACGGGAAACATACGGGCATGCCGCGATCATCGACCCCTGGGGTCGGGTCCTGGCCGAGCAGGCACAGGGTGAAGCCGTGCTGCTGGCCGAACGCGACAGTCAAGAACAGGCGTCCATAAGGGCGCGGATGCCGGTGTCCAGTCACCGGCGCTTTTTTTCGCAGGACGCATTGCTGCGGCCTGTGCAGACCTCGGAGTGA
- the yrbG gene encoding K+-dependent Na+/Ca+ exchanger protein, producing MLLVIGALLSVRAAVSLATTLRIRPLFIGLTFVALGSSAPQMAVGLQAAFSSSADIAVGSVVGGTIFNVLVTLGLCALIIPLRVTRQLVRLEIPLMIAASVLVFALSANGVLTTFDGVILLTGLVIYLVMLLRQSAQGFAYRPSSSPVSPRQTGPLLLRLGALIGGIAFVVMGSHLLVAASVVIAVDLGLSERVIGLTVIAVSTSLPGLTTSLVAALRGERDIAVGNVIGSTLFNLLGVLGITALIAPVPLSVSPNALEFDLPVMLGVVALCLPLFYSGYRLTRVEGLMLLALYAVYGLHIVSFTTGMPLAERLERLMLVYVLPVLAAVVLLGTIKAWRRQH from the coding sequence GTGCTGCTGGTGATCGGCGCACTCCTGTCGGTACGCGCCGCCGTGAGCCTGGCGACCACGCTACGGATTCGCCCGCTGTTCATCGGCCTGACCTTCGTCGCGCTCGGCAGCAGCGCGCCGCAAATGGCGGTTGGTCTGCAGGCAGCGTTCAGCTCAAGCGCCGACATCGCCGTGGGCAGTGTGGTGGGCGGCACGATCTTCAATGTGCTGGTCACGCTGGGCCTGTGCGCGCTGATCATCCCCCTGCGGGTGACGCGCCAACTGGTACGCCTGGAAATCCCTCTGATGATTGCCGCCAGCGTGCTGGTGTTTGCGCTGTCCGCCAACGGCGTGCTGACGACGTTCGATGGCGTGATCCTGCTCACCGGCCTGGTGATCTATCTGGTCATGCTGCTGCGCCAGTCTGCGCAGGGCTTTGCCTATCGCCCGTCCAGCAGCCCGGTCAGCCCGCGCCAGACCGGCCCACTGCTACTGCGCCTGGGCGCGTTGATCGGCGGGATAGCTTTTGTGGTGATGGGCAGTCACTTGCTGGTGGCCGCCTCGGTGGTGATCGCTGTGGACCTGGGCCTGTCCGAACGGGTCATCGGACTGACCGTGATCGCGGTCAGCACGTCGCTGCCGGGCCTGACCACCTCGCTGGTTGCCGCACTGCGCGGCGAACGGGACATCGCGGTCGGCAATGTGATCGGCAGTACGCTGTTCAACCTGCTGGGCGTGCTAGGCATCACCGCCCTGATTGCACCCGTGCCGCTTTCGGTATCGCCCAACGCTCTGGAGTTCGATCTACCGGTGATGCTTGGCGTGGTTGCGCTGTGCCTGCCGCTGTTCTATTCAGGCTACCGACTCACGCGCGTCGAAGGCCTGATGCTGTTGGCGCTGTACGCGGTTTACGGCCTGCACATCGTGTCGTTCACCACGGGCATGCCCCTGGCGGAGCGGCTCGAACGGCTGATGCTGGTTTACGTCCTGCCGGTACTGGCCGCCGTGGTGCTGCTCGGCACGATCAAGGCGTGGCGGCGCCAGCATTAA
- a CDS encoding rplA family protein yields MLRLLAASALLSLLAGCATGVIDPRGYDETGNASYYGSQHHGNRTASGERFDQHGLTAAHRRLPFGTRVRVTNLNNDKTVIVRINDRGPHTRGRLIDLSREAAERLGMLRSGTAPVRVQSLVD; encoded by the coding sequence ATGCTGCGGCTTCTCGCTGCCTCTGCCCTGCTCTCCCTGCTCGCTGGTTGTGCCACCGGGGTCATTGACCCGCGCGGCTACGATGAAACCGGCAACGCTTCGTACTACGGCTCCCAACACCACGGCAATCGCACCGCCAGTGGCGAACGCTTTGACCAACACGGCTTGACGGCCGCCCACCGGCGCCTGCCCTTTGGCACTCGTGTGCGGGTGACTAATCTGAACAACGACAAAACAGTTATCGTGCGCATCAATGATCGCGGCCCGCATACCCGCGGTCGGCTGATCGACCTTTCCCGCGAAGCAGCCGAGCGATTGGGCATGCTACGCAGTGGTACCGCGCCCGTGCGTGTGCAAAGTCTGGTCGACTAA
- the mreD gene encoding rod shape-determining protein MreD, with amino-acid sequence MVSHASGRNGWVVWFTFAIGLLLSVSPLPQFMEIFRPLWLALLVTFWALYLPHKVGMVTAWLLGLMEDVLYGTLLGQNALTLCLITFLVMSLQQRLRMFPMWQQCLILLVIFGLAQLAQLWLSALTGNRQPTLALVLPALVSALLWPWVSYGLRGLSKRLKIN; translated from the coding sequence ATGGTTAGTCACGCCTCGGGACGCAATGGGTGGGTCGTCTGGTTCACCTTTGCAATCGGCTTGTTGTTAAGCGTTTCGCCTCTGCCGCAGTTCATGGAAATCTTTCGTCCGCTCTGGCTGGCGCTGCTGGTCACGTTCTGGGCGCTGTACCTGCCGCACAAGGTGGGCATGGTGACAGCGTGGCTGCTGGGCCTGATGGAAGATGTGCTGTATGGCACGCTGCTTGGGCAAAACGCATTGACGCTTTGCCTGATCACCTTCCTGGTTATGTCTCTGCAACAACGGCTGCGCATGTTCCCCATGTGGCAGCAGTGTCTGATTCTGTTAGTGATTTTCGGCCTCGCACAACTGGCGCAGCTGTGGCTCAGCGCCTTGACCGGCAACCGTCAGCCGACCCTGGCGCTGGTGCTCCCAGCCCTGGTCAGCGCGCTGTTGTGGCCATGGGTCAGTTATGGCCTGCGGGGCTTGAGCAAGCGTTTGAAAATCAACTGA
- the maf gene encoding Maf-like protein, giving the protein MPQLFLASGSPRRRELLTQIGVPFTVLGAEIDETPLAHESAAAYVERLARGKAAAGLATLTGEQGCVLGADTAVVLEGKILGKPVDEADALAMLTALSGREHEVLTAVAVLGPQGCETRVVSSLVRFRQISPAEMRAYWASGEPRDKAGSYAVQGLAAIFVESLSGSYSAVVGLPLCETAELLGHFGIPCWQCLEGDKP; this is encoded by the coding sequence ATGCCCCAGCTCTTTCTGGCCTCCGGTTCGCCGCGCCGCCGGGAACTACTGACTCAGATCGGCGTGCCCTTCACGGTGCTCGGCGCCGAGATCGACGAAACTCCCCTCGCTCATGAATCTGCCGCGGCCTACGTTGAACGACTGGCGCGCGGCAAGGCTGCGGCTGGCCTGGCGACGCTGACCGGCGAGCAGGGTTGTGTGTTGGGCGCGGACACGGCGGTGGTGCTTGAGGGGAAAATCCTTGGCAAGCCGGTCGATGAGGCTGATGCGCTGGCGATGCTGACGGCCTTGTCAGGTCGGGAGCACGAAGTACTGACTGCCGTCGCCGTTCTGGGCCCGCAAGGTTGTGAAACCCGTGTAGTCAGCAGCCTCGTTCGGTTCAGGCAGATTTCTCCAGCTGAAATGCGGGCCTACTGGGCCAGCGGCGAACCTCGCGACAAGGCGGGGAGCTATGCTGTTCAAGGCTTGGCGGCGATCTTTGTCGAGAGTCTGAGCGGCAGTTATTCGGCAGTCGTTGGCCTGCCCTTGTGCGAAACCGCAGAACTGCTCGGCCATTTCGGCATACCCTGTTGGCAATGCCTGGAAGGTGACAAGCCATGA
- the gatB gene encoding amidase has translation MQWEVVIGLEIHTQLSTQSKIFSGSSVAFGSEPNTQASLVDLGMPGVLPVLNKEAVRMAVKFGLAVDAEIVQHNVFARKNYFYPDLPKGYQISQMELPIVGKGHLDITLEDGTVKRVGITRAHLEEDAGKSLHEDFSGMTGIDLNRAGTPLLEIVSEPDMRSAKEAVAYVKAMHALVRYLGICDGNMAEGSLRCDCNVSIRPKGQVEFGTRCEIKNVNSFRFIEKAINSEIQRQIDLIEDGGKVIQQTRLYDPNKDETRAMRSKEEANDYRYFPDPDLLPVVIEDSFIEETRATLPELPPQKRERFQSQFGLSAYDASVLASSREQADYFEKVVSISGDAKLAANWVMVELGSLLNKQGLEIEESPVSAEQLGGMLQRITDNTISGKIAKMVFEAMANGEGSADEVIDKRGLKQVTDSGAIESMLDEMLAGNAEQVEQYRAADEAKRGKMFGFFVGQAMKVSKGKANPQQVNELLKKKLEG, from the coding sequence ATGCAATGGGAAGTCGTCATCGGGCTGGAGATTCACACCCAGCTTTCGACCCAATCAAAGATTTTCTCCGGTAGCTCTGTCGCTTTCGGCTCCGAGCCCAACACCCAGGCCAGCCTGGTTGACCTGGGCATGCCGGGCGTTCTGCCGGTGCTAAACAAAGAAGCCGTGCGCATGGCCGTCAAGTTTGGCTTGGCGGTGGACGCTGAAATCGTCCAGCACAACGTGTTCGCCCGCAAAAACTACTTCTACCCGGACCTGCCCAAGGGCTATCAGATCAGCCAGATGGAATTGCCGATTGTCGGCAAGGGCCACCTGGACATCACCCTGGAAGACGGCACGGTCAAACGCGTCGGCATCACCCGCGCGCACCTTGAAGAAGACGCGGGTAAAAGCCTGCACGAAGACTTCAGCGGCATGACCGGTATCGACCTGAACCGTGCGGGCACACCGCTGCTGGAAATCGTTTCCGAGCCGGACATGCGTTCAGCCAAGGAAGCCGTGGCTTACGTCAAAGCCATGCACGCTTTGGTCCGCTACCTCGGCATCTGCGACGGCAACATGGCCGAAGGTTCGCTGCGTTGCGACTGCAACGTTTCGATCCGCCCCAAAGGCCAGGTCGAGTTCGGCACCCGCTGCGAGATCAAGAACGTCAACTCGTTCCGCTTCATCGAAAAGGCGATCAACAGCGAGATCCAGCGCCAGATCGACCTGATCGAAGACGGCGGCAAAGTCATCCAGCAGACCCGCCTGTATGACCCGAACAAAGACGAAACCCGCGCCATGCGCAGTAAAGAGGAAGCCAACGACTACCGTTACTTCCCCGATCCTGACTTGCTGCCGGTGGTCATCGAAGACTCGTTCATCGAAGAAACCCGCGCCACCCTGCCGGAATTACCGCCGCAGAAGCGCGAACGCTTCCAGAGCCAGTTCGGTCTGTCGGCCTATGACGCCAGCGTGCTGGCTTCGAGCCGCGAGCAGGCTGACTACTTCGAGAAAGTGGTAAGCATCAGCGGTGACGCCAAGCTGGCCGCCAACTGGGTCATGGTCGAGCTGGGCAGCCTGTTGAACAAGCAAGGCCTGGAGATTGAAGAATCGCCAGTCAGCGCTGAGCAACTGGGCGGCATGCTGCAACGCATCACCGACAACACCATTTCCGGCAAGATCGCCAAAATGGTCTTCGAGGCCATGGCCAATGGTGAAGGCAGCGCCGATGAAGTCATCGACAAGCGCGGCCTGAAGCAAGTCACCGACAGCGGCGCCATCGAGTCGATGCTCGACGAAATGCTCGCGGGCAACGCCGAACAGGTCGAGCAATACCGCGCTGCAGACGAAGCCAAGCGCGGCAAGATGTTCGGTTTCTTCGTCGGCCAGGCGATGAAAGTCTCCAAAGGCAAAGCCAACCCGCAGCAGGTCAATGAGCTGCTGAAGAAGAAGCTGGAAGGCTAA
- the mreC gene encoding rod shape-determining protein MreC → MRLLVLVVLSVALMVVDARFTVLKPVRSQMSLVLMQSYWIVDLPQRLYQGVASQFGSRTELIAENEKLKTEALLLQGRLQKLAALTEQNVRLRELLNSSALVNEKVEVAELIGMDPNPFTHRIIINKGERDGVVLGQPVLDARGLMGQVVELMPYTSRVLLLTDTTHSIPVQVNRNGLRAIASGTGNPERLELRHVADTADIKEGDLLVSSGLGQRFPAGYPVATVKEVIHDSGQPFAIVRAVPTAALNRSRYLLLVFSDGRSPEERAAEAAQAQESEKAATPGAAPAANAAVPAAAQAAPISHGAAAAAAAAVPAAPATHTPATPAPKPVVKPAASKPPVKPAATQPATTPAAPRERIDG, encoded by the coding sequence GTGCGCCTGTTGGTGCTGGTCGTGTTATCGGTAGCGCTGATGGTGGTGGATGCGCGGTTTACCGTGCTCAAGCCTGTGCGTAGCCAGATGTCACTGGTACTGATGCAGTCCTACTGGATCGTCGATCTGCCGCAACGTCTGTATCAGGGGGTTGCCAGCCAGTTCGGCAGCCGTACCGAACTGATCGCCGAAAACGAAAAACTCAAGACCGAAGCCTTGCTCCTGCAAGGGCGCCTGCAAAAGCTTGCCGCCCTGACCGAGCAAAACGTTCGGCTGCGCGAGTTGCTCAACTCGTCTGCGCTGGTCAACGAAAAGGTCGAAGTCGCCGAATTGATCGGCATGGACCCCAACCCGTTCACCCATCGGATCATCATCAACAAAGGCGAGCGCGACGGCGTTGTCCTGGGTCAGCCGGTGCTTGATGCCCGTGGCCTGATGGGCCAGGTGGTTGAGCTCATGCCCTACACCTCTCGCGTGTTGCTGCTGACCGATACGACCCACAGCATTCCGGTGCAGGTCAATCGTAACGGGCTGCGGGCCATTGCCAGTGGTACCGGCAACCCTGAGCGCCTTGAACTGCGTCACGTCGCCGATACGGCTGACATCAAGGAAGGCGACCTTTTGGTCAGTTCCGGCCTGGGCCAGCGTTTCCCTGCCGGTTACCCGGTGGCGACGGTCAAAGAAGTCATCCATGACTCCGGCCAACCGTTTGCCATCGTGCGCGCCGTGCCGACGGCGGCGCTGAATCGCAGCCGCTATCTGTTGCTGGTGTTCTCCGATGGGCGCTCCCCGGAAGAGCGCGCGGCTGAAGCCGCTCAGGCGCAGGAATCCGAGAAAGCAGCCACGCCTGGCGCAGCGCCAGCGGCCAATGCCGCCGTGCCTGCTGCTGCCCAGGCCGCACCCATCAGTCATGGCGCTGCGGCGGCTGCCGCTGCTGCCGTACCAGCGGCGCCAGCGACTCATACCCCAGCGACCCCTGCGCCAAAACCGGTGGTCAAGCCCGCAGCGAGCAAGCCGCCGGTCAAACCTGCGGCGACTCAACCGGCTACTACGCCAGCCGCCCCTCGGGAGAGAATCGATGGTTAG
- the gatA_1 gene encoding aspartyl/glutamyl-tRNA amidotransferase subunit A, translating to MHQMTLAEIARGLADKKFSSEELTRVLLTRIAQLDPQLNSFITLTEDLAITQAQAADARRAAGENNPLLGAPLAHKDLFCTQGIRTSCASKMLDNFKAPYDATVVAKLAAAGTVTLGKTNMDEFAMGSANESSHYGAVKNPWNLEHVPGGSSGGSAAAVAARLLPAATGTDTGGSIRQPAALTNLTGLKPTYGRVSRWGMIAYASSLDQAGPMARTAEDCALLLQGMAGFDPQDSTSIDEPVPDYSANLNASLQGLRIGIPKEYFSAGLDPRIADLVQQSVKELEKLGAVVKEISLPNLQHGIPAYYVIAPAEASSNLSRFDGVRFGYRCEDPKDLTDLYKRSRAEGFGPEVQRRIMVGAYALSAGYYDAYYLQAQKIRRLIKNDFMNAFAEVDVILGPTTPNPAWKIGAKTNDPIAEYLEDFYTITANLAGLPGLSMPAGFVEGLPVGVQLLAPYFQEGRLLNVAHQYQQVTDWHLRTPSGF from the coding sequence ATGCATCAAATGACTCTGGCCGAGATCGCTCGCGGGCTCGCCGATAAAAAGTTTTCTTCCGAAGAATTGACCCGTGTCCTGCTCACGCGCATCGCGCAGCTCGACCCGCAGCTCAACAGCTTCATCACCCTGACCGAAGACCTGGCCATTACCCAGGCGCAAGCTGCTGACGCCCGTCGCGCTGCCGGTGAAAACAATCCACTGCTGGGCGCGCCACTGGCCCACAAGGATCTGTTCTGCACCCAGGGTATCCGCACCAGCTGCGCCTCGAAGATGCTCGACAACTTCAAAGCGCCTTACGACGCCACCGTGGTTGCCAAGCTGGCCGCTGCTGGCACCGTCACGCTGGGCAAGACCAACATGGACGAATTCGCCATGGGGTCGGCCAACGAGTCGAGCCACTACGGCGCGGTGAAAAACCCGTGGAACCTTGAGCACGTACCTGGTGGTTCGTCCGGTGGCTCCGCTGCTGCCGTGGCTGCGCGCCTGCTGCCTGCCGCAACCGGCACCGACACCGGCGGCTCGATTCGCCAGCCTGCCGCACTGACCAACCTGACCGGCCTGAAACCGACCTACGGCCGCGTGTCGCGCTGGGGCATGATCGCCTACGCCTCCAGCCTCGATCAGGCAGGCCCGATGGCACGCACTGCCGAAGACTGCGCGCTGCTGCTGCAAGGCATGGCCGGTTTCGACCCGCAGGATTCCACCAGCATCGACGAGCCGGTCCCGGATTACAGCGCCAACCTGAACGCATCGCTGCAAGGCCTGCGCATCGGTATTCCCAAGGAATATTTCAGTGCCGGTCTCGACCCGCGCATCGCTGACCTCGTTCAGCAAAGCGTCAAGGAGCTGGAAAAGCTCGGCGCCGTGGTCAAGGAAATCAGCCTGCCGAACCTGCAACACGGCATCCCGGCTTATTACGTGATCGCTCCAGCTGAAGCCTCCTCGAACCTGTCGCGTTTCGACGGCGTGCGTTTCGGCTACCGCTGCGAAGATCCGAAAGACCTGACCGACCTGTACAAACGTTCCCGCGCCGAAGGTTTCGGCCCGGAAGTACAACGCCGGATCATGGTCGGTGCCTACGCGCTGTCCGCTGGCTATTACGACGCTTACTACTTGCAGGCGCAGAAAATCCGTCGCCTGATCAAGAACGATTTCATGAATGCCTTCGCCGAAGTGGACGTGATCCTCGGCCCGACCACGCCTAACCCGGCCTGGAAAATCGGCGCCAAGACCAACGACCCGATTGCCGAATACCTGGAAGACTTCTACACCATCACCGCCAACCTCGCGGGCCTGCCGGGCTTGTCCATGCCAGCCGGTTTTGTCGAAGGGCTGCCAGTGGGCGTGCAATTGCTCGCACCGTACTTCCAGGAAGGCCGCTTGCTGAACGTTGCTCACCAGTATCAGCAAGTCACCGATTGGCATCTGCGCACGCCTAGCGGCTTCTAA
- the gatC gene encoding aspartyl/glutamyl-tRNA amidotransferase subunit C yields the protein MALDRSDVEKIAHLARLGLNDADIPRTTEALNSILGLVDQMQAVDTTGIEPLAHPLEASQRLREDVVTERNRRETYQAIAPAVQDGLYLVPKVID from the coding sequence ATGGCGCTTGATCGCTCCGACGTGGAAAAGATCGCTCATCTGGCCCGACTTGGCCTGAATGACGCCGATATCCCGCGTACTACCGAAGCACTTAATAGCATTCTCGGGCTGGTTGACCAGATGCAGGCGGTCGATACGACCGGCATCGAACCCCTCGCCCACCCCTTGGAGGCGTCGCAACGCCTGCGCGAAGACGTGGTGACCGAGCGAAATCGTCGGGAAACCTATCAAGCCATCGCACCAGCGGTCCAAGACGGGCTTTATCTGGTTCCAAAAGTCATCGACTAA
- the rng gene encoding ribonuclease G: protein MSEEILINITPMESRVAVVENGVLQEVHVERTQRRGIVGNIYKGKVVRVLPGMQAAFIDIGLDRAAFIHASEISMREGPAVESIASLVHEGQSLVVQVTKDPIGSKGARLTTQLSIPSRYLVYMPRTAHVGISLKIEDEAERERLKKVVTDCVALEGIKEAGGFILRTAAEGAGADEILMDIRYLRRLWDQIGDQIKTVSPPNVIYEDLGLALRTLRDLVSPRIEKIRIDSRETFQKTTQFVAELMPEIADRLEHYPGERPIFDLYGVEDEIQKALERKVPLKSGGYLVIDPAEAMSTIDVNTGAFVGHRNLEETIFKTNLEAATAIARQLRLRNLGGIIIIDFIDMEDGEHQRQVLRTLEKQLERDHAKTNIIGITELGLVQMTRKRTRESLEQVLCEPCHACQGRGKLKTPETVCYEIFREILREARAYQAVGYRVLANQRVVDRLLDEESGNVAELESFIGRTIRFQVETMYSQEQYDVVLL from the coding sequence ATGAGTGAAGAGATTCTGATCAACATCACACCGATGGAATCGCGTGTGGCCGTGGTCGAAAACGGTGTACTGCAAGAGGTGCATGTCGAACGCACCCAACGTCGGGGCATCGTCGGCAATATCTACAAAGGCAAGGTGGTGAGGGTGTTGCCGGGTATGCAGGCGGCGTTCATCGACATCGGGCTGGACCGCGCCGCGTTCATTCATGCGTCGGAAATCTCCATGCGCGAAGGCCCGGCGGTCGAAAGTATCGCCTCGCTGGTTCATGAAGGTCAGAGCCTGGTGGTGCAAGTCACCAAGGACCCCATCGGCAGCAAGGGCGCGCGGCTGACGACCCAACTGTCGATCCCTTCGCGGTATCTGGTGTATATGCCCCGGACCGCGCACGTCGGCATCTCGCTGAAGATCGAAGATGAAGCCGAGCGTGAACGTCTGAAGAAAGTCGTCACTGACTGCGTCGCGCTTGAGGGCATCAAGGAAGCCGGAGGTTTCATCCTGCGCACTGCCGCCGAAGGTGCGGGTGCCGATGAAATCCTCATGGACATCCGCTACCTGCGCCGCCTCTGGGATCAGATTGGCGATCAGATCAAGACCGTCAGCCCTCCCAATGTGATCTACGAAGACCTGGGGCTGGCCCTGCGCACCTTGCGTGACCTGGTCAGCCCACGGATCGAAAAGATCCGTATCGATTCCCGGGAAACCTTCCAGAAAACCACGCAGTTCGTCGCCGAACTGATGCCGGAAATCGCTGACCGCCTTGAGCATTACCCTGGCGAGCGGCCGATCTTCGACCTGTACGGCGTGGAAGATGAGATCCAGAAGGCGCTGGAGCGCAAGGTGCCGCTCAAGTCCGGTGGCTATCTGGTGATCGATCCCGCCGAGGCGATGAGCACCATCGACGTCAACACCGGTGCATTTGTTGGCCACCGCAATCTCGAAGAGACGATCTTCAAGACCAACCTGGAAGCCGCCACTGCCATTGCCCGGCAACTGCGCCTGCGCAACCTGGGTGGCATCATCATTATCGACTTCATAGACATGGAAGACGGTGAGCATCAGCGTCAGGTGTTACGTACCCTGGAGAAGCAGCTGGAGCGCGATCACGCCAAGACCAACATCATTGGCATCACCGAGCTGGGGTTGGTGCAGATGACCCGCAAGCGCACCCGTGAGAGTCTTGAGCAGGTGCTGTGCGAGCCGTGTCATGCGTGTCAGGGGCGCGGCAAGCTGAAGACCCCGGAAACGGTCTGTTACGAGATTTTCCGTGAGATTCTGCGTGAAGCCCGTGCCTATCAGGCGGTGGGCTACCGTGTACTGGCAAACCAGAGGGTGGTGGACCGGCTGCTCGACGAGGAATCCGGCAATGTGGCTGAGCTGGAAAGCTTTATTGGCCGCACGATTCGCTTTCAGGTAGAAACCATGTATTCCCAGGAACAATACGACGTGGTGCTGCTCTGA
- the mreB gene encoding rod shape-determining protein MreB, producing the protein MFKKLRGMFSSDLSIDLGTANTLIYVRERGIVLNEPSVVAIRTHGNQKSVVAVGMEAKRMLGRTPGNIAAIRPMKDGVIADFSVCEKMLQYFINKVHENSFLQPSPRVLICVPCKSTQVERRAIRESALGAGAREVFLIEEPMAAAIGAGLPVEEARGSMVVDIGGGTTEIALISLNGVVYAESVRVGGDRFDEAIITYVRRNYGSLIGESTAERIKQEIGTAYPGGEVREVDVRGRNLAEGVPRAFTLNSNEVLEALQESLATIVQAVKSALEQSPPELASDIAERGLVLTGGGALLRDLDKLLAQETGLPVIVAEDPLTCVARGGGRALEMMDKHTMDLLSSE; encoded by the coding sequence ATGTTCAAGAAACTGCGTGGCATGTTTTCCAGCGATCTGTCTATCGACCTGGGCACTGCCAACACCCTTATTTACGTGCGTGAGCGCGGTATCGTTCTGAATGAACCATCAGTTGTGGCCATTCGGACCCACGGAAACCAGAAGAGCGTCGTCGCTGTCGGGATGGAAGCCAAGCGCATGCTCGGCCGTACTCCTGGCAACATCGCTGCCATTCGCCCAATGAAAGACGGCGTTATCGCCGACTTCAGCGTGTGCGAAAAGATGCTGCAGTACTTCATCAACAAGGTTCACGAAAACAGCTTCCTGCAGCCTAGCCCGCGTGTGCTGATCTGCGTGCCGTGCAAATCCACCCAGGTGGAACGTCGTGCCATTCGCGAGTCTGCGCTGGGCGCCGGTGCTCGTGAAGTGTTCCTGATCGAAGAACCGATGGCTGCTGCCATCGGTGCCGGCCTGCCGGTTGAAGAAGCACGCGGTTCGATGGTTGTGGATATCGGTGGCGGTACCACTGAAATCGCCCTGATCTCGCTCAACGGTGTGGTTTACGCTGAATCCGTACGTGTGGGCGGCGACCGTTTCGACGAAGCCATCATCACTTACGTGCGTCGCAACTACGGCAGCCTGATCGGCGAATCCACAGCCGAGCGCATCAAGCAGGAAATCGGTACGGCCTACCCAGGTGGTGAAGTGCGTGAAGTCGACGTGCGCGGCCGTAACCTGGCTGAAGGCGTTCCACGTGCCTTCACGCTGAACTCCAACGAAGTGCTCGAAGCGCTGCAGGAATCCCTGGCGACCATCGTTCAGGCGGTGAAAAGCGCCCTTGAGCAATCGCCTCCAGAACTGGCTTCGGATATCGCCGAGCGCGGTCTGGTATTGACCGGTGGTGGCGCCTTGCTGCGTGACCTCGACAAATTGCTGGCCCAGGAAACAGGTCTGCCGGTGATCGTTGCCGAAGACCCGCTGACCTGTGTAGCGCGTGGCGGTGGCCGTGCGCTGGAAATGATGGATAAGCACACCATGGATCTGCTCTCCAGCGAATAA